In Terriglobales bacterium, the genomic stretch GAGGCCGGCCGCCAGGTGAAGATCGGGAAATTTCCATTTACGGCGAATTCGCGCGCCTCGATCGTGGGGGCCCACGAGGGATTCGTCAAGATTGTTTCCGATGCCAGGTACCGCGAAATCCTCGGCGTGCACATTATCGGGCCGTCGGCGACGGAACTGATTGCCGAAGCCGTTGCCGTCATGGAGCTGGAGGGAACGGTCGACGACCTGATGTACACCATTCATGCTCATCCGACCCTGTCCGAGGCCATGCTGGACGCCGACGAGAGCGTGGAAGGGCTGGCGATTGATTTCTGAGCCCGCAAACCATGAAGGTTCGGGATATCATTAAGCTGCTGGAGCAGGACGGCTGGCGTTTGGAGCGTACACGCGGGAGTCACCGTCAGTTAAACACTCGACCAAGGCTGCCGTGGTCACGGTACCGGGAAAACCGAATGATGATCTCGCTCCGGGCACGCTGAACAACATACTCAAACATGCGGGGCTGAAATGAAGAAATACCTCGTCGTGATCGAAAAAACGGACACGGGGTACTCTGGGTATTCGCCCGACCTGCCCGGTTGTGTTTCGACTGGTGCCACGCGCGAGGAAATAGAGAAGAACATGGAAGAAGCCATCGAATTTCATCTCGACGGACTTCGCCAAAGCGGCTACCCCGTTCCGGAACCACAAAGCTACTCCAGGTACGTCGAAGTTCCGGCCTGAGATTTTTTGATTATCTCCGTCGTCCAACTCGGCGCCGTGGATTACGCAACCGCGCTGCGCCTGCAGCAGCGCCTGGTCGAGTTGCGCAAGAATGACGAGATCGCGAACGTCCTGCTGTTGCTGGAGCACACACCGGTTATCACGCTCGGGCGCAACGCTCGCCGCAACCATGTGCTGGCCTCCGACGAATTGCTGAAGCAGCGCGGCGTTGAGCTGTTCGAGTGCGATCGCGGCGGCGACGTCACCTACCACGGCCCGGGACAGCTGGTGGGATATCCGATCTTCGATTTGCGCAGCTTTCTCGGCCCGGATGGCGCGCGCAAGACGCTGGGCGCCGTGGAATTTGTCCGGCGGCTGGAAGAGGCGCTGATTCGCACCTGTGCCGATTATGGCGTCGCAACCGAGCGCGTGAAAGGCATGACCGGCGTATGGACCAACGATG encodes the following:
- the lipB gene encoding lipoyl(octanoyl) transferase LipB, which produces MIISVVQLGAVDYATALRLQQRLVELRKNDEIANVLLLLEHTPVITLGRNARRNHVLASDELLKQRGVELFECDRGGDVTYHGPGQLVGYPIFDLRSFLGPDGARKTLGAVEFVRRLEEALIRTCADYGVATERVKGMTGVWTNDGARSPSSAMDGARPPSAGMVQAKIAAIGVHISRAVTSHGFALNVTNEPLDYFGLIVPCGIAKPVTSIEQQTSTPSLDDVAQSLARNFGRVFNSQIVWVDSLDALLGRSVDIPARAPEELRKLAGDEDNFWA
- a CDS encoding type II toxin-antitoxin system HicB family antitoxin yields the protein MKKYLVVIEKTDTGYSGYSPDLPGCVSTGATREEIEKNMEEAIEFHLDGLRQSGYPVPEPQSYSRYVEVPA